The sequence CTTACCTCTCATCTTcatcccatttaaaaaaaaagtttaaaaagctTACAATGATTTGCCTTCCCTGCAATATGTGAATGTCTTCCCAACATTTCCTGCTCATATTGTCTGTGCAAAACTATCGTCCAGGCCGTCTCTCTTAGAAAGCAAGTAGAGAGCATCAAGAAGGAGCGTGCAGCTATGGGAATAGAGGTGGACAGCCCATGTGGCCCAGAGGCACCCTGTAGAGCCAGGCTCGAAGCCATGGAAATAGCCCATAGGAGAGCACTGCAGGAGCTGCGGGACAAACATGCCAGGGAGATAAAGGAGCTGGTGGAGGAGAGAGACCGGATGCTGCAGGATGAGAGCCAATCAGCAGCTAAAGGTAAGCAGAGAAGCACAACCCCCAAAAGGTTGTGAGTCTGTGCAAAACGTAACTTACAACAATCTGCAAATcccataaaacattttttaacagAGCATGGAAAACGTATCaagtgttgaaagtgagacattttactatccAGAAAAATATTGGCTCATCTTGGATTTGAGTGGTCTAATTTTTGGCTGATATAGGATCCTaactgctcaacagtcctgggtcgTTTTGCTTTTCATGAAGCACCAAATGTGTTCAGTCCGGTCAGTACACACTGGGTCTCTTCTACtttgaagccatgctgttgtaatcgATGCAGTACGCGGTTTAGGTCTGTCTTGCTGAAACAGGCAAGACCTTCCCTGAAAAACACGCTGTCTGGATGCTCCAAAACCTGTGCATATCTCTCAGCTCTGATGGTGCCTTTCTGGTTCTGCAAGTCAGCAGTTCCAAGGAGACGCAAGATTTTGATGATCAAGCCGGATGATCGCTCTTCTCTTCAGTCTGGAGGATGCGATGATTTCCAAAAGAAATTTCAATTTGGGTGACCGCAGAACAGTTTTCCCCTTCGTCTCGGTTAACTTCAATTACCTTTAGCCCAGAGAAGATAGCAGCATATCACACAtgcagagctttaacctgcatttgtggatggcatggTGTACTGTGTTCACAGATAATGATTTCTGTGAGTGCTTCTGAGaaccatgcagtgatttccatgacagaatcgtGCCTGAGAGAACGAAGATCACGAGCATCAAAGATTGATTTTCAGGATTTGGGGCCAAATCTAGAAATGTGTTCACGTCATCAAATGCAACATGAGCTAATATCTTTAATGAAATAGTAAAAGGTCTCACTCTCAACATTTGAATTTTGTGATATGTTCTATTGAGAATAggatattggtttatgagattattgcattctgtctttatttacattttacacgtCTCGTATTTTTCGGAATTGGGGTTGCACTATCAAACCTTTTGGAATAGTGTTAACTAATAAACTATATGTTCACTGAAGCTATGGAGGCACTCAAAGCATCTCAcagggaggagctggagagagagatggagaaggCCAGGGGTTTGCGTGAGGGAGCAGCATGCATGGATTCTTCATACGGAGGCCACACGTAAGTTTATTACAGGCCCTCTGTTATCATGCTGAAAACAGGCATTTCCTCACAGGCTCTTGCTGCAGGCTCGATATGTTCTCCACTCTACAATGACCACATGCATGATTGCAGTTCACTCCAGAacttgtgagtgtgtttgtttgtgccaGGCCTCAGGCGGATTCCTTGCACAGCGAGTTAGACGTGCTGTCAGAACGCTACACTCAGAAGTGTCTGGAGCTGAGCCGCACCGAGAGGAGCGGCAAGAGCCGAGAGACCGAGCTGGACCGCAAGCAGCGAGAGCTGGAGCAGCTCCAAAGAGAGAACCAGGTTTCTGAACACGTCTCCATAGATTCTGTTTTAATATTAAACTGCAAGGTCACATCTTGAAGTACATTTACATCTAAGGTCAAAATGTTTCTTTGTAACATAATGAGAGCTAAAaatcttcttccttttttttaggAGCTTAAGAAGAAACTGGCTGAAGAGATAAGTCGAATGCGTTATTTCATCACAGGCCAGAGGTCAGATGTGCTATCCCTAGGGACCACTGAGTGCACTACTTCAGATTTAGAggtactgaaaaaaacaaaacaaaagcaggtgCAAGGTCCAAAGTACAAAGACGTTCCAACCTCTCACCGCATCACACCACTTGCAATATCAACTCTAAGCTCGGGGACTCTTATGTAAAACAAATGGTACAAAGCAGTTTAACCTTTTTGTCTTGTGCTCCCAATAATGTCTCCCTGAGGCCTCATATtcacctgcttcctgtttttctgttatGGCCTTGTTTGCGTGAAGCGTTCATGGCCAGAGGCTTCATGTTGAAGCATTATGCTGCCACCTACTGGGTGAATTACACCACGTTTCTCCTCTTCCATACATCTATGGGGGCATTTATATTCTGAAGTCTTTGACTTTCCAGTAAAAGTAAGCTGAAACAATTTTTTCAGTTAATTGAGACAAGGTGACCAAAAGAAAGTTAACTGGCACTTGTTTTGTTGTTATTCTGACACGACATTTGCAGCTTCTAAGTTTGACATTCTTGGTTTTACGACTGTTGGTCCAACAAACCCATTTGCAAAAGTTAACTTGGCTTCTAAAGTATTTCGtttgagtttctttttttttttccatttgtattCTTTCCTCTGATGTTTCTGTATCTGTCGGCAAGGTGACACAAAAGTGATCAACTTTGACTAAACCTGGTGATGAGGAGGAGCATGGGTGAAGAATCCATCTAAATTCTTTTTACTGGTACTTTAAAAGTGGCTATGGCATGAGATGCAATGATTGCCCTTCTAGTTTTTCCTAATATTTCATTCTCCGTATTTCGTAATGGTCCAAAATAATTCAATTTCTACACTTGCAAACATGCAACGAGTAAAAGGAATTCTATGACGGGCGAATGAACTGATCTTGAAGAATGAAAAGTTGGTCGCGGTCTTTTTGAAACAAGAGATGAAAACTTGTGTCTTTCAGACGCTGTTAAGGGCAAAGGAAAATGAGGTTCAGTAtcttaaaaaagaaatcagCTGTCTACATGACAAAGTGCAATCTCTTACCAAGGTACGTATGTCGTATGAGTCGACTTTGTGCATCACGCAAACgataaaaacaactttaaacatttaaacagacGTCTCTGCTTGTCCTTGATTTCCTATGTTTACCTTTGCTTCAGGAGAAAGAAGAAGCTTACGAGCGTTATAAGGAGGCCTACGTAGAGCTGAGTGACACAAGGGGTCGGAGCCAGCTGGAGTTGGGCTCCCTCAACGAACACTTGAGACTGACCAACGCTGCACTTCAGGAAGGAGCAAGACAAACCTGATGAGTTCAACGCTTAAAATCTACTGAGAGGAACAAAGCCAGCCAGCCAATACAAGCATTTACTAAATATAATTACATCCCAATAACATAATGTCAAGactgttgaaataaaaaaacaaaaaacaaacaagtgttTTCCATGTGTAATAGATTCTGTTTATTGATCTGACACAAACATGCAAACAAGAGTGAAGGCATCAGTCGTAGTTCTGATAGCCTCACATGATATGAGATTCTGAAAAACAGGATAAATATCcgaggagaggaaggagatgGGTGGAGGTAGAGGATGCTTTAGGAAGTCAAAGTGCCCCATCTTCCCCATCTTCCTCAACTTCCTTGAGCCTGCTGGTATTCTTGCGGTGGATATTGCAAAGGATCCTGTGGATTAGTAAAAAATCATCCGTCAGCAGCTGTCGTTGCGGCAAACCTGCTACAGACTGCACCCTTTAACGCGTTAagacctgaggtccgtttcacgtagcaggtttagtgaaaactctgagttgattaaccctgaaatgagggaaaccctgagttttccgtttcacaaagggaggtaactcaaccccgagaaagaggggtaactctagcctgtttcacaaagagaggtaacttaacctcacggtcagttaccggagtaacagactctctgaacctaactgtctccgccctctttcagccacacacgccatttgatttcctcattcattcagtcagcagagcgagttcttctacttctataaatccattaggcacagtaggaggcgacttttttcatgaacatgtccttttgacaacgatcccgtggatgaaggtgcagcattattgcgcagagaaataaatattcgtcggagatggttatcagaccgcgcatagatttttgcatttacagacaattatctttttgagcggcaccatcagaatgtgttgggacaaaagaaaaaaaaagacataaaagacaaataaatatttgtatgaataggcttaaaaaagacatatataggcctattatattttataaaggcactcgtgtcttgggggtggactccctcagccactgccctcccgttagaggtggcggtgctgggcaccactcgttttacaggcatctgccttctttccgttggctcagtagaagtctgtgttagtttaaataggcttaattatttaacagaacatgatatagatgatgactctaaattgtccttaggagtgagtgtgagtgtgcatggttgtttgtatcgtttgtctctatgtggccctgtgatggactggtggcctgtccagggtgtaccccacctcttgcccattgaccgctgggataggctccagcccccccgcgacccgactgacggattcagcggtgtatagatacaggatggatggatggtatagatgagaagacatagtttatgtgtgtgaaaacagtattatgttgggaataaaataactgcacagtcaaatagccacttaatatttatttcacAGTGTAAACCATGAtgaaaatgaggtacctccatgccgaggtctcacctgtttgaacaatgtttttatatttcatcttaaactgctgccaagtgcgcttctcccctgcgggattgcacctaaatgaaataaatgaatgggctaccattcaagcagtttccctgtaatattattgtgattgcaaaggactacatttaaacttacacttttgctgctgcagcggtgttgcacttatttctaaaaacgtattgaaactcgccgtatgagcgcattaagatttccaattcgaggttggtgaaaaaagcccctcctcttccccgttgccaaggtgactcgtcgaatcggggctccattgatgctggctttttaaagttgtggtgcacgagctaaactcaaggtgaacttactcaaagttgattaacctcactcaaatcagcgtttctggaaccgaaaactcagttttctatctcagagtagatcaactcagagatcaggaatagactcagagttggttgaacctgctacgtgaaacggacccctgatgTTACATGCCAGTGTGCCTGAACACACCCTTTACACAGAAAAAAGATTGTGCATGAAAGGGCCAACCAATGATGTTTACACTGAGTATTTAAGGTGTGGCTAAAGGACACAATACCTTTAGCTTTTATTATGCTGCGAGCTCGGCTCAATcatcgtcgtcatcgtcttcGGGGACAAAGATGTCGTGCTCCTCCAAGAGAGCGGCAAAGTTCTTGCTTATCAGAGTTCCCACGTAGAGGAAAGGCACCACCACTGCTGTCATGCGGATGAGACCAAAAGCAGTCTGCAAAAAGCAAGCGTCATGTGAAGTTATGGCTAAACAAGTGGCTCCACCTCAGTTTGCTGTGAAGTGTTTAGGTCTAGAGTTATGATTATGTGCAAAATGCTTCTCCCAACAGCACTGAACCAGACAGGAAAATATCCTAAAGTTGCACTCACAACAATAAGAGTGAGTAACATATATTCTTAACAGCCTATGGTCCTTACTTTTGACCCAAGTGCTCTTTTACCCTTCTGTTTCTGTTAAACGGAAGTGTCAGTAATAAGGTAGTGACTGTGACTTTCATTTGAGGAATGTTACCATCCTAAGAACGCtttattgttttaaaaatgACTTGCTTTGCAGTGACATGAGCGTATGTCCATCGTTGGCCCCGATTCGTTTAGATTTATGctgcctgaaaaaaaaacaataataaatgtATGCCAAAATATGATCTTTAGCTCAAATATTGCTCCACCCCGAAATAAGTTGCTCAATGCCCAAGTTTCACATCGCCTTCACttataaatcaataaatgtaCTCATATTTACAAAATTAGGGGTAATTACTTCCTGTAAGTGCCTCTGGGTTTGCGAAACACCACGTTCATTGGCTGTCATGACAACGCTACTGCATATACTGCCGTTCTATTGGTCAACACTGGTGTCCATCAGAGTAAACACCGCCCAATGCTTCTTGTCCGGTTTCTCTCTATAACCAAGAAAGGAAAACACTCACTTTATCTGGTTTGGGGAGGATTGCTCCGGACGATGTGGACACCACGGACCTGCTCTGAGTCGTCCTTGATATGGGAGATGTTTTCAAGCCAGGGTTACGGCTCATTATGCCCGTATTCCTGGTTGAAAGTCGCAGGGGGAGCCGCAGCAGACTCGTCGCCATTTTTCTTTCCAGACGCAGTGTGGGACGGTTCTGTTTTGGGCTGGGTTGACTTTATGGGCGTGACTCGCAGTTTGACagaaacagagctatagagtataTAAATACCACGGAACAGAACCACACACTGTCTGTTATATGTGTCTCATGtgttgtattgttgttttttttatgttgtaccTGCATTCATAAGAAAAACAATGTAATCATAAAAACCATAATAATATACTTTTTACAAGCAGCTTGCATTAATGTATTTAACATTGATCTTGAAGTTtaataaattgttttttttaaataatatatcttatgttaattaattaatgtgTAGCTTAAAACCAAAAACCTGCCATTTCAATACACAAAAAAATGGTTCCTCTACTTTGTTAGAAATAGTAATATGACATCCCTCCAGAGACACCCATGTGCACAATTATTCCCTTTTGCTATTGATAAAACCCTGCATATTCATAAAGAACAAGTTGATGTAAATATAGTGGAAACAATACACGAGGAAGGGTTTTAACTTTACCTCTTAATTACAGCCAGTAGCCTATTACTTTTAGCTACTTTCGGTCATTATTAGATGCTGTTATCCAAAGCAACCCTGGCATTAAGCACTAAAAGTAAGTGCAGACTTCGCGTTTTAGGGTGTTacaagtgtgaggaagtgttcCTGGAAGAGATGCGTTTTCAAGAGATTCCTGAAGGTAGAGCAAGATACCACATCTCTGATAGCATTTGGTAGCTTATTCCAGCACTGTGGAACCACAAATAGAACAGTCAGGATTGAGAATACCTTGTGCATTGGGATGACAGTGCCAGATGACTTTCCTATGAGGAACACAGTTTTCGAGAGGATGTACAAGCCTGTGTGGCTGCGATTAGCTGGCTGGGTGCACAAGCAGCTAGCAGTTTGTGACTTGACTTTCATTTAGGCAACCATGGGGGGCCAGTGGGGTTCAATGTGTAGTCGTGTGACATGTGCCCTTTTTGGTGAGGTAACACCAGACAAGCTGCTCCATTCTGgactatatataaatatttagaAGCACAGGCCATGCCTATTGCATGGTATACACTATAGTCAAGGTGAGCAATAAGCATGGCCTGTGCTAAGAGCTGGGTGGGCCATTAGATCAGATACAGCATGATTACGTATGTAAAcattctatttttcttttacattcaaAAGATAAAATGTAATCTTGCAGAAAAATAACCCAGGCTGATACATTACATGGCAGTCAAGGAGACATATTGTGCCATTTTTTTCACAGGCAGTTTCCTGCGGTCTAAATTAAATGTCTTTGCATTTTTATGGATCAAAATTAAACATAGACAGTACAACAGCATCTTTTATCTTTGATCCATTAATATACACCTCTATGTAAGTAGATCATTTGAGGGCAAGCGGCCCACTCAAGT is a genomic window of Odontesthes bonariensis isolate fOdoBon6 chromosome 4, fOdoBon6.hap1, whole genome shotgun sequence containing:
- the smdt1b gene encoding single-pass membrane protein with aspartate-rich tail 1b, which codes for MATSLLRLPLRLSTRNTGIMSRNPGLKTSPISRTTQSRSVVSTSSGAILPKPDKTAFGLIRMTAVVVPFLYVGTLISKNFAALLEEHDIFVPEDDDDDD